A genome region from Akkermansiaceae bacterium includes the following:
- a CDS encoding glutamine--tRNA ligase/YqeY domain fusion protein yields MSDSPKLDFIREIIAADLSSGKHETTITRFPPEPNGYLHLGHAKSICLNFGIAQEHPGAKCHLRFDDTNPEKEETEYVESIKEDVKWLGFDWGKDLYFASDYFGFFHDCAVHLIKNGLAYVDEESPEEIKLHRGNVQTPGTPSKYRDRSVEENLALFEKMRSGGFKEGEAVLRAKIGLTSSNMNMRDPVMYRIMHAHHHNTGSDWCIYPMYDFAHPLEDALEHITHSLCTLEFENHRPLYDWFIENCPVPSTPRQIEFARLSLTYTIMSKRKLLQLVQEGHVSGWDDPRLPTISGIRRRGYPPEAIRHFCKRIGITKYNGTTDVALLEHDIRDHLNATAPRRMAVLDPLKVVIENFSEEPTPTAAIPNHPQDESFGEREVSFSSEIFIEREDFQEIPEKKYFRLAPDRYVRLRGGPIIQCTGFEKNDAGEITLVRTKLLPDTTGKDSPEGVVCKAAIHWVDAATAVDAEVRLYDRLFTVEDPDAAEGGFLTVLNPESVQTITAKAEASLADEAPGTPFQFERNGYFVTDSKDHVPGVKPVFNRTVALRDSWAKGR; encoded by the coding sequence ATGTCCGACTCACCCAAACTCGATTTCATCCGCGAAATCATCGCCGCCGACCTCTCCTCCGGAAAACACGAGACCACCATCACCCGTTTCCCGCCGGAGCCGAACGGCTATCTCCACCTCGGCCACGCGAAATCCATCTGCCTGAACTTCGGCATCGCCCAGGAGCATCCAGGTGCGAAATGCCACCTCCGCTTCGACGACACGAATCCCGAGAAGGAGGAAACCGAATACGTAGAAAGCATCAAGGAGGACGTGAAATGGCTCGGCTTCGACTGGGGCAAGGATCTCTATTTCGCATCCGACTACTTCGGTTTTTTCCACGATTGCGCCGTCCACCTGATCAAGAACGGCCTCGCATACGTCGATGAGGAAAGCCCCGAGGAAATCAAGCTCCACCGCGGCAACGTACAGACCCCCGGCACCCCCTCGAAATACCGTGACCGCTCCGTTGAGGAGAATCTCGCCCTTTTTGAAAAGATGCGCTCCGGAGGATTCAAGGAAGGCGAAGCCGTCCTCCGCGCGAAGATCGGCCTGACCTCCTCAAACATGAACATGCGCGACCCCGTCATGTATCGCATCATGCACGCGCACCACCACAACACCGGCAGCGACTGGTGCATCTACCCGATGTATGATTTCGCCCACCCGCTGGAGGACGCGCTGGAGCACATCACCCACTCGCTCTGCACCCTCGAGTTCGAGAACCACCGCCCGCTCTACGACTGGTTCATCGAGAACTGCCCCGTCCCCTCCACCCCGCGCCAGATCGAGTTCGCCCGCCTCAGCCTGACCTACACGATCATGAGCAAGCGCAAGCTGCTGCAACTGGTCCAGGAAGGCCATGTCTCCGGCTGGGACGACCCCCGCCTGCCCACCATCTCCGGCATCCGCCGCCGCGGCTACCCGCCCGAGGCGATCCGCCATTTCTGCAAGCGCATCGGCATCACGAAATACAATGGCACCACCGATGTCGCCTTGCTTGAGCACGACATCCGAGACCACCTCAACGCCACGGCACCGCGCCGCATGGCCGTTCTGGATCCGTTGAAAGTTGTCATCGAAAACTTCTCCGAAGAACCTACGCCAACCGCCGCAATCCCCAACCACCCGCAGGACGAATCCTTCGGCGAAAGAGAAGTCTCCTTCTCTTCCGAAATCTTCATCGAGCGCGAGGACTTCCAGGAGATCCCCGAGAAAAAGTATTTCCGCCTCGCCCCGGACAGATACGTCCGCCTCCGAGGCGGCCCCATCATCCAGTGCACAGGCTTCGAGAAAAACGATGCAGGCGAGATCACCCTCGTCCGCACGAAGCTCCTGCCGGACACCACCGGAAAAGACTCCCCGGAAGGTGTGGTCTGCAAGGCGGCGATCCATTGGGTCGATGCCGCAACCGCCGTGGATGCGGAAGTCCGCCTCTACGATCGCCTCTTCACCGTCGAGGATCCGGATGCGGCGGAAGGCGGTTTCCTGACCGTCCTCAACCCGGAATCGGTGCAAACCATCACCGCCAAAGCCGAAGCCTCATTGGCCGACGAAGCCCCCGGAACCCCCTTCCAGTTTGAGCGCAACGGCTACTTCGTCACCGATTCCAAGGATCACGTCCCCGGCGTGAAACCCGTCTTCAACCGCACCGTCGCGCTGCGCGATTCGTGGGCGAAAGGGCGATAG
- a CDS encoding dipeptidase — MTPELKDLFTFLSFPSVSTDSKHKGDVLACADWIIGKLSAAGLDAKLHETPGNPIVVARNAHKPERKTVLIYGHYDVQPVDPLNLWDSPPFAPEIRDGKIWARGATDNKGQMLAHILGVEKTMAEKGDLPVNIILLFEGEEEIGSGNLAPFLEKHREELKCDIIAISDTGMVAPNTGTLGYGLRGIACAEVKLTGPARDLHSGLFGGAVANPATAIARLVASLHLPDGTVAIEGFYDDVRPIEAWEREMWAKVPGVADEDFLKVTGSPSLFGEPGYSSAERVGTRPTAEVNGIGGGYQGEGSKTVIPAEAFVKVSLRLVPDQNPKTILAQLKAHLEKHCPPGVKLEIEIGHDGKPYACDPHSDFGKAAQRALKRTFPGEPMLIREGGSIPIVQAFRDILGTDTLLLGLALADAQIHSPNENFPIENFEAGIRLNQALLEELAR; from the coding sequence ATGACCCCGGAACTCAAAGACCTCTTCACCTTCCTCTCCTTCCCCAGCGTCTCCACCGATTCGAAGCACAAGGGCGATGTCCTGGCCTGCGCCGATTGGATCATTGGGAAACTCTCCGCCGCAGGGCTCGATGCCAAGCTCCACGAAACCCCGGGCAACCCCATAGTGGTCGCACGCAACGCCCATAAGCCGGAAAGGAAAACCGTCCTGATCTACGGCCACTACGATGTCCAGCCTGTCGATCCCCTGAACCTCTGGGACAGCCCCCCTTTCGCCCCCGAGATCCGAGACGGGAAAATCTGGGCGCGCGGAGCCACCGACAACAAGGGCCAGATGCTCGCCCACATACTCGGAGTCGAAAAAACGATGGCGGAGAAAGGCGATCTCCCGGTCAACATCATCCTCCTGTTCGAAGGCGAAGAAGAAATCGGTTCCGGAAACCTCGCACCGTTCCTTGAGAAGCACCGCGAGGAACTCAAGTGCGACATCATCGCGATCTCCGACACCGGAATGGTCGCGCCGAACACCGGCACCCTCGGCTACGGCCTTCGCGGCATCGCCTGCGCCGAGGTGAAACTCACCGGCCCGGCCCGCGACCTCCACTCCGGTCTCTTCGGCGGAGCCGTCGCAAACCCTGCCACCGCCATTGCCCGCCTCGTCGCCTCATTGCATCTCCCGGACGGAACCGTCGCCATCGAGGGATTCTACGACGATGTCCGCCCCATCGAAGCGTGGGAGCGCGAAATGTGGGCGAAGGTTCCCGGCGTGGCCGATGAGGATTTCCTCAAAGTCACCGGCTCCCCTTCCCTCTTCGGCGAGCCCGGCTACAGCTCGGCGGAGCGCGTCGGCACACGTCCCACCGCCGAGGTCAACGGCATCGGCGGCGGCTACCAGGGCGAGGGCTCCAAGACCGTGATCCCCGCGGAAGCCTTCGTGAAAGTCTCCCTGCGCCTCGTTCCGGACCAGAATCCGAAAACGATTCTCGCCCAACTGAAAGCCCACCTCGAAAAACACTGTCCGCCCGGCGTGAAACTGGAGATCGAGATCGGCCACGACGGCAAACCCTACGCCTGCGATCCGCATTCCGATTTCGGAAAGGCAGCTCAGCGCGCCCTCAAGCGCACCTTCCCCGGCGAGCCCATGCTCATCCGCGAAGGCGGCTCCATCCCCATCGTCCAGGCGTTCCGCGACATCCTCGGCACCGACACCCTCCTGCTCGGCCTCGCTCTCGCCGACGCGCAGATCCACTCGCCCAACGAGAATTTCCCCATCGAAAACTTCGAAGCCGGGATCAGACTGAATCAGGCATTGCTGGAGGAGCTTGCAAGGTGA
- the kdsA gene encoding 3-deoxy-8-phosphooctulonate synthase, whose amino-acid sequence MKRFSPFQIANVPVGGPMPFFILGPCALENEAFAWEMARSLKEIAERTGIPFVFKASFDKANRTSVNSFRGPGIHEGCRILGEISRELKVPVTTDIHTAEQAEIAAEHIDLLQIPAFLCRQTDLLEAAAKTGRVVNVKKGQFLAPLDTVNIADKMRSFGCERFLITERGTTFGYNNLVVDMRSLYLMRKEGIPVIFDATHSVQRPGGLGGATGGDGELAPVLARAAVATGLEGLFMEVHSDPANALSDGPNQIPLEFIEDLLIKLLAIHHASH is encoded by the coding sequence ATGAAACGCTTTTCGCCCTTCCAGATCGCCAACGTCCCCGTCGGCGGCCCCATGCCGTTTTTCATCCTGGGCCCCTGCGCCCTGGAAAACGAGGCCTTCGCCTGGGAGATGGCGCGCTCGCTGAAGGAAATCGCCGAACGCACCGGCATCCCCTTCGTTTTCAAGGCCTCCTTCGACAAGGCGAACCGCACCTCGGTGAATTCATTCCGCGGCCCGGGCATCCATGAGGGCTGCCGCATCCTCGGGGAAATTTCCAGGGAACTGAAAGTCCCGGTCACCACCGACATCCACACGGCGGAACAGGCGGAGATCGCAGCCGAGCACATCGATCTCCTCCAGATCCCCGCCTTTCTCTGCCGCCAGACCGACCTCCTCGAGGCCGCCGCAAAGACAGGCCGCGTGGTGAACGTGAAGAAGGGCCAGTTCCTCGCGCCGCTCGATACGGTGAACATCGCAGACAAGATGCGCAGCTTCGGCTGCGAGCGCTTCCTCATCACCGAGCGCGGCACGACCTTCGGCTACAACAACCTCGTGGTGGACATGCGCTCGCTCTACCTGATGCGCAAGGAGGGCATTCCGGTCATTTTCGATGCCACCCATTCCGTCCAGCGCCCCGGCGGCCTGGGCGGCGCGACCGGCGGCGATGGCGAGCTCGCGCCCGTCCTCGCCCGCGCGGCCGTCGCCACCGGACTGGAAGGCCTGTTCATGGAAGTCCATTCGGATCCCGCCAACGCCCTCTCCGATGGCCCGAACCAGATCCCCCTGGAGTTCATCGAGGATCTTCTCATCAAGCTCCTCGCGATCCATCACGCCAGCCACTGA
- a CDS encoding DUF1844 domain-containing protein, which yields MPHLPEADHRFNDFVLMQAQNAGLFLGQIPSPQTGEKSVNLRAAKSVIDSLGMLKRKTAGNLTETEEKLLEMALKNLIPLYKTALNESES from the coding sequence ATGCCCCACCTGCCCGAAGCCGATCACCGCTTCAACGATTTCGTCCTGATGCAGGCGCAGAATGCCGGGCTTTTCCTCGGCCAGATCCCCAGCCCGCAGACCGGCGAGAAATCCGTCAACCTCCGTGCCGCGAAATCCGTGATCGACTCCCTCGGGATGCTGAAAAGGAAAACCGCCGGAAACCTGACCGAAACCGAGGAGAAGCTGCTCGAAATGGCTCTCAAAAACCTCATCCCGCTCTACAAGACCGCCCTCAACGAATCCGAATCATGA
- a CDS encoding ROK family protein — protein MPNAKHYVGLDIGGSTIKSVIIDAAGEQVGGIVEVKSLVKNGFGATFGQLDIAIAELCGSAGITAGDIGGIGLDVPAPSSDGVIWGRANLGEDWVGTDICAELRRRTGIPVHMTNDCNAAAIGEYAIRNKHIGGLLLVAPGTGLGGGFVLPGGQLYEGANGLALEVGHISVPHREDDGKLPDCTCGLTGCMEAWVSLVALRRRLAMELAKPEWEFHDLNSSSGSIEEKAFQLRTLAEDGDALAIHLFRQQGHILGYGIADLVRILDPGLVVLGGGLAEAKFRDRFMDWVKEGFSDRAWSVYRHSPIEPEKATTVFEWAEGGDAAASIGMAYTARELFA, from the coding sequence ATGCCAAACGCCAAGCACTACGTCGGACTGGACATCGGCGGTTCAACCATCAAGTCGGTCATCATCGATGCGGCGGGCGAGCAGGTGGGCGGGATCGTGGAGGTCAAGAGCCTGGTGAAAAACGGCTTCGGGGCGACCTTCGGGCAGCTGGACATCGCCATCGCCGAGCTTTGCGGAAGTGCCGGGATCACGGCGGGGGACATCGGCGGCATCGGCCTGGATGTGCCCGCGCCATCCTCGGACGGAGTGATCTGGGGCAGGGCGAACCTCGGCGAGGATTGGGTCGGCACCGACATCTGCGCGGAGCTCAGGCGGCGCACCGGCATCCCGGTGCACATGACCAACGATTGCAACGCGGCGGCCATCGGCGAATACGCGATCCGCAACAAGCACATCGGCGGTCTGCTGCTCGTCGCGCCCGGCACCGGCCTGGGCGGGGGCTTCGTGCTCCCGGGCGGCCAGCTCTACGAAGGTGCCAACGGCCTCGCGCTCGAGGTCGGCCACATCTCCGTGCCTCACCGCGAGGACGACGGTAAGCTGCCGGACTGCACCTGTGGACTGACCGGCTGCATGGAGGCATGGGTCTCCCTCGTCGCCCTGCGCAGGCGGCTGGCCATGGAACTCGCAAAGCCGGAATGGGAATTCCACGATCTCAACAGCTCCTCCGGAAGCATCGAGGAAAAGGCCTTCCAGCTCCGCACCCTTGCGGAGGACGGCGATGCCCTCGCGATCCATCTTTTCAGGCAGCAGGGCCACATCCTCGGATACGGCATCGCGGATCTCGTGCGTATCCTGGATCCCGGCCTCGTCGTTCTCGGGGGCGGCCTTGCGGAGGCGAAGTTCCGGGACCGCTTCATGGACTGGGTCAAGGAGGGCTTCTCGGACCGCGCATGGTCGGTCTATCGCCACAGCCCAATCGAGCCGGAGAAGGCGACCACCGTCTTCGAGTGGGCGGAGGGTGGCGATGCCGCCGCATCGATCGGAA